The following is a genomic window from Cyanobacterium sp. T60_A2020_053.
TATCGTAAATTAAATCAGTACAAATTTTTATGGCTTCTTCATCAATTTTTGCCAATGGTAAAATTTTACTAGCGGAAACGATAGCGCCATCCATCCCAACCTGCATCGCTTCATGGAGAAACACCGAGTTTAACACTTGGCGCGCGGCGGGATTTAAACCAAAGGAAATGTTAGAAACCCCCAACATAAAATGACAGTAGGGCAATTCTTCCCTAATTCTTTTAATAGATTCGATGGTGGCTTTGCCGTTTTCCCTGTCTTCTTCGATACCTGTGGAAATGGGTAAGGCGAGGGTATCAAAAAAGATTTCGGGCGCTGGAATACCAAATTTAATGGCATCTTTGTAGGCGCGTAAAGCAATTTCGACTTTTTTATCGGCGGTGCGCGCCATGCCTTCTTCATCGATTGTACCAATTACTACCCCAGCGCCGTATTGTTTCGCTAATTCCAATACTTTGAAAAATCTTTCTTCCCCGTCTTCGTAGTTGGTGGAGTTGAGGATACATTTACCCCCAGCGACTTTTAACCCGGCTTCCATTTTTTGCCATTCGGTGGAGTCTAACATCAAGGGTAAGGTAGTGTTATTGACTAAACGGGAAGCCAATTCGTGCATATCTTTTTCGCCGTCGCGCCCGACATAATCCACGTTAACATCGAGAATGTGGGCGCCCTCCTTCACTTGCTCTTTTGCTAAGGAGATTAAACCATCCCAGTCTTCAGCATTCAGCAGATCACGGCATTTTTTCGAGCCACTGGCATTTAATCTTTCTCCAACAATTAGGAATGAATTATCTTGTTGATAGGGTTGGGTGGTGTAAATAGAAGCGGCGCAAGGTTCATAATGATATTGTCTTTCTTTTGGTTGTAATGTACTAGCAATTTCTGCAAGAGCTTTGATGTGATCGTAACGGGTTCCACAACACCCGCCGATAATTTGTACTCCTAAGTCTTCGATAAAGTGCATTAATGCCATGCGCAATTCAATGGGTGTTAGGCGGTAGTGCGCTTGTCCACCTACGTTTTCGGGTAGTCCTGCGTTGGGAATACAGGAAACTACAAAGGGGGAGTTTTCGCTCAAATATTTGATGTGGGGTTTCATCAAATCTGGTCCAGTGGCGCAGTTTAAGCCCATAATATCGATAGGGTAGCGCTCTAGGATGGCAAGGGCAGCGTTAATTTCTGTGCCCACTAACATTGTTCCCATGGTCTCCATGGTAATTGATACCATAAGGGGAAGTCGATCTCCTTTTTCGGTGAATACTTCTTCAATGGCGTTTAAAACGGCTTTGATTTGCAAAACGTCTTGACAGGTTTCTACTAAGAGTAAGTCAACGCCACCATCGTATAAGCCTTGTATTTGGGTGATGTAGGCGTTTTTTAGGCTATCATAATCAATATGTCCTAATGTTGGTAATTTTGTACCCGGTCCTATACTTCCTGCGACAAAACGGGGTTTTTCGGGAGTAGAATATTCGTCTGCTAATCTTTTCGCCAGTTGGGCGGCGGTTTTGTTGAGGTAATAGGATTGCTCGGCGAGGTCATATTCTGCTAAAACTAGGGGAGTGCCTCCAAAAGTGTCGGTTTCGATAACATCTGCCCCTGCTTCTAAAAAGCCTCTGTGTACTGTTTCTACGGCTTCTGGTTTTGTATGTACTAAATATTCGTTACATCCTTCGTATTCTGCACCGCCAAAGTCGTCTGCGGTTAAATTCTGTACTTGCAAGTTTGTACCCATAGCACCATCAAATACTAGCACGGGGCGGAGGGCGCTGTGGAGTCTTTCTAAAAATCGGCTTTTCATAGATAATTGAGATTATGAGAAGTTCTATAAGTTATGTATATTAACTACTTTAGCTTATTTGAGAGCGATGATAGGTTAAAATGACTATTTGTTATCCCTTTAATTTTTAAATACTTTGACAAAAAATTGAAATATAATTTCGACTGGAATCCCGATAAAGAAAAACAAAATATACGCAAACACGGTATGAATTTTCGTAAAGCCTCCAGTATTTTTCAAGATTCTTCCCAATTATCAATTTATGATGAAGAACATAGCGATTATGAAGATCGATGGATTACCATAGGATTAGATGATAGTGGTGTTTTACGAGTCGTAGTTCATACTTTTGAACAGGTGGACAAGTTAAACTGTAATATTCGGATTATTTCAGCTCGAAAAGCAACAAATCACGAAAGAAAACAATATCAAAATAGGATTTTATGAAACAAGAATATGATTTTTCTAATGCAGAACAAGGTAAATTTTATCACTCTAATAGTAAGTTTAATTTACCCATTTATTTAGATTCTGATGTGGAAGAATTTATCACTAATTTAGCTGATAAAAAAAATCTGGATATTTCTGTGTTAGTCAATGAATGGTTAAGAAATAATATCAGCTTTGTCAAAACCATTGATATTTGAAAGTTTATAAATGTCTTTGATCAACAACATTTATTTTACTACTAGTTTTTTACTTAAAACTTCACAGAACTTAACATGAATTATAAAATAAATAATTTGCTAATTTCTCAGGAGGAGTTATCTTATTCATCTGGAATACAAACAGAAGATATTTACTTAATCATAAAAAGATTATCTCCCCTCAAAGTAATAATATCCAATAAAACTGTAAAAAATTTTGAAAAAAAATATTAATCATAAAAGTTATTTTTCCATTATTCTGGATAGCTTTGTTGTTTATTTTTGTTCCGATATTATTGCAAGAATATTCTCATCCACTTGTTTGGCTAATAGGCTGCATTTTTTTATTATTATTATTTCCAGTTAGTACTGTTTATATTTATGGTAGTAAAAGTCTTTTGGATAATTTAAAAATTACAATAAAAACAATATCTAAATATCAACACTTTTATAAACTCTATATTCAAGTACAAAATTTTAATACTTTAGTTGACACCATTAATGCTATCAATATATCTGAGGATTCAGGAGGTTCTAACAAATTACAAGATAAAGATAAAGTTTATTCAATCTTAAAAACTCTCAGGGCAGATTTAATCCTAGCCTTAAATATTGAAAGGAACTTTAGTAATAATCCGCATTTCAGTTTCAATGAGTTTGAAATAAACAACCTTGAAACATCTTTATTTAATATACAAGAAGAATGTAATAAGTATGGAAAAACATTGAGTCAAGCCATACAAATATCTATCAATGTTGCTGAGGAAATGCAAAAATTAAATAGCTACAAGTAATAATTAAAAGTAAGTTATGATCAAAGTAAATATTTAAGGAAGGATAAATTTATGCTCCCAATTAATTTTTGTCCTGTCAGTAAATACTAGCACGGGGCAGAGGGCGCCCTCCACCGTTTTTTATATACTAAAAAATTATGACTCAAACTCTTTTCTTGGTATCTGAGATTGACGAATAATAGATTGAAGTGTGCCTATTTTAATGGTGTCATGATTGGGTATTGGTACGGTAATAGTACCATTTTCTATCATTTTCTGCATAATAATATGACTGCCTTTCTGACGTATTTGCTGAAATTCATGTTTTGCTAAAATTTGACAAACTTCCTTCCTTGAAAGTATCCGCAATTTACCCAACAGCAACCTCCAAACTGGTTATATACACTTCATTATGTCGTCTTTTTTCTATTTCTTGAGCCGATGCAGTTTCAAAGAATAATTCCAGCGCTTCTTTTAGATTATTTCTGGCTTCTTCAATAGTATCACCTTGACTAGCAATATCCAATTCAGGGCAAAGGGAGACATATCCATCCCCCTCTTTTTCGATAATTGCTGTTAGTTGTTGATATTTTATTGTCATTTCAGTAATCGGATATTTTTATTAAATACTAGCACGGGGCGGAGGGCGCCCTCCACCGTTTTTGATAGTTAGCGTTAATTAATGGTTGCCATAGCTGATAAAAGATTTCTCATTTACAATTAGATTGGGGTTACATAGTAGATGAAAAATGAACGCAACTCAAATTCGTGGTAAATTAAAAGAATATATAGATAAATTATCTCCAGAAAAATTAACAATAGTAGCGGATTTTTTCCAAAATTTAGATAGTCAAGAAGCTGTTGATGCCACTGAAGAATTAATAAATATTCCCGACTTTAAATCTACTTTTGAAAAGGCAAATCAAGAAATAAAAGAGGGTAAAGTTAAAAATTGGTGTCATATTAGGAATGATGTATAAGGTTCAATTATCTTTCACTGCTGAAAAGTTTTATGTAAATTAAATGAGTCTTAGCTTAGAATGAATTGCCCCAATGTTTGGCAGTCGATTTAT
Proteins encoded in this region:
- the metH gene encoding methionine synthase, whose translation is MKSRFLERLHSALRPVLVFDGAMGTNLQVQNLTADDFGGAEYEGCNEYLVHTKPEAVETVHRGFLEAGADVIETDTFGGTPLVLAEYDLAEQSYYLNKTAAQLAKRLADEYSTPEKPRFVAGSIGPGTKLPTLGHIDYDSLKNAYITQIQGLYDGGVDLLLVETCQDVLQIKAVLNAIEEVFTEKGDRLPLMVSITMETMGTMLVGTEINAALAILERYPIDIMGLNCATGPDLMKPHIKYLSENSPFVVSCIPNAGLPENVGGQAHYRLTPIELRMALMHFIEDLGVQIIGGCCGTRYDHIKALAEIASTLQPKERQYHYEPCAASIYTTQPYQQDNSFLIVGERLNASGSKKCRDLLNAEDWDGLISLAKEQVKEGAHILDVNVDYVGRDGEKDMHELASRLVNNTTLPLMLDSTEWQKMEAGLKVAGGKCILNSTNYEDGEERFFKVLELAKQYGAGVVIGTIDEEGMARTADKKVEIALRAYKDAIKFGIPAPEIFFDTLALPISTGIEEDRENGKATIESIKRIREELPYCHFMLGVSNISFGLNPAARQVLNSVFLHEAMQVGMDGAIVSASKILPLAKIDEEAIKICTDLIYDKREFDGDICTYDPLGKLTTLFEGKTTKSNKKNVADLPIEERLKQHIIEGERIGLEDALNLALQKYPPLDIINVYLLDGMKVVGELFGNGQMQLPFVLQSAQTMKSAVAFLEPFMDKADTNSNGKGTFLIATVKGDVHDIGKNLVDIILSNNGYKVVNIGIKQPVENIIKAYRECNADCIAMSGLLVKSTAFMKDNLQTFNEEGITVPVILGGAALTPKFVYEDCQKTYKGKVVYGKDAFADLHFMDKLMPSKNSHQWDNLEGFLGEFSEENQLFKGRNFDESGEVQKEEKQDKSQPEITVIDTKRSEAVDPNIARPTPPFWGTKIINADQFDLDEIFWYLDLQALFAGQWQFRKPQGQPREEYDQFLQEKVYPVLEQWKTKVKAENLLHPTVIYGYFPCQSEGNTLYIYNPENPEAKEEIAKFEFPRQKSGKRLCIADFFASKESGIIDVFPLQAVTVGEIATEYAQKLFASDDYTNYLYYHGMAVQTAEALAEWCHGRIRRELGFGDLEPDNIRDMFKQHYQGSRYSFGYPACPNMLDQYVQLDLLDTKRIGMFMDESEQIYPEQSTSALICYHPVAKYFST
- a CDS encoding type II toxin-antitoxin system HicA family toxin; this encodes MGKLRILSRKEVCQILAKHEFQQIRQKGSHIIMQKMIENGTITVPIPNHDTIKIGTLQSIIRQSQIPRKEFES
- a CDS encoding type II toxin-antitoxin system HicB family antitoxin, with amino-acid sequence MTIKYQQLTAIIEKEGDGYVSLCPELDIASQGDTIEEARNNLKEALELFFETASAQEIEKRRHNEVYITSLEVAVG
- a CDS encoding BrnT family toxin; amino-acid sequence: MKYNFDWNPDKEKQNIRKHGMNFRKASSIFQDSSQLSIYDEEHSDYEDRWITIGLDDSGVLRVVVHTFEQVDKLNCNIRIISARKATNHERKQYQNRIL